GGCACCGAGCGCCTTCGCCCGGCTTTGACCTTCTTCCGAACGACTTGTAGCCCAGACCTCGAAACCCGCCGCCCGACCGAGTTGAATCAGAGCGGTCGCCATGCCCCCTGTAGCCCCTTGAATCAACACTAACTCGCCCGCACGTAGTTCAGACTTCGTGAACAAGGCACGGTAGGCGGTCAGCCATGCCGTGCCCAATACGGAGGCGTGCAACATCGAAAGATTCTTGGGAAGTGGAACTGCATTGCGTTTCGGCACGACGGCGTAAGAGGCGAGAGTGCCGTGGATAAACTCGCTCGGAATGTGCCACTTAGGATCGAGCGTCTCATCTCCACGCCAGTCATCGCTGCCCATCATGGGGTAGATGACGACGGGTGTGCCGTCATCCAGAGTGCCTGCCCCATCGTTGCCCAAGATGATTGGATAGGAGATACCTTCGGGGTGTCCACTAATTCCCTGGAGTGTGAAGACATCGTGACGATTCAAGCTGGCGTGGCTAATCTTCACTCGCACCCATCCTTCGGGTACGTTCGGTTCGGATTGCTGCCCGACCTCCAAGGCCGA
This portion of the Bremerella alba genome encodes:
- a CDS encoding quinone oxidoreductase family protein, which translates into the protein MLAVYATHAAPDDPLSALEVGQQSEPNVPEGWVRVKISHASLNRHDVFTLQGISGHPEGISYPIILGNDGAGTLDDGTPVVIYPMMGSDDWRGDETLDPKWHIPSEFIHGTLASYAVVPKRNAVPLPKNLSMLHASVLGTAWLTAYRALFTKSELRAGELVLIQGATGGMATALIQLGRAAGFEVWATSRSEEGQSRAKALGAHQTFPSNHPLPRKVRAVIDNVGSDSWMHSLSSLARGGTLVTVGGTTGFDVSLNLLPVIADQLTITGSIMGTQEDMRNLMNLLAQTGIEPEIGAVLPLEQARDGFRAMWEGRTRGKTVFTC